One part of the Lotus japonicus ecotype B-129 chromosome 2, LjGifu_v1.2 genome encodes these proteins:
- the LOC130736250 gene encoding elongator complex protein 4-like → MDHICRNEGGTSSAGRIAIQSFCSPQCKYANNELYLMEDPPCDPSCISAVDNSWLLQEWHILSFIRSLRGMARSSNVVVVVTFPPSLLSPSCSKRLQHMADTLLSVKAIPDEDKELAKLLTGYQDMVGFLNVHKVARLNTQVPVILEATTFSIKLQRRRFLVLDCLNQAPVEGSSGSSYGTSGGCSGSTKAGSLDF, encoded by the exons ATGGATCACATCTGCAGAAATGAAGGCGGCACTTCCTCTGCTGGTCGTATTGCAATTCAATCATTCTGTTCTCCACAGTGTAAATATGCAAACAAT GAATTATATCTGATGGAAGATCCTCCATGTGATCCTTCTTGCATCTCAGCTGTTGATAACT CTTGGTTATTGCAGGAGTGGCATATTCTTTCCTTTATTAGGTCACTAAGAGGCATGGCCCGTTCTtcaaatgttgttgttgttgtaacaTTTCCACCTTCACTTCTATCTCCATCTTGTTCAAAAAGATTGCAGCATATGGCGGACACCTTGCTATCTGTCAAAGCAATTCCAG ATGAGGACAAGGAACTGGCGAAACTCCTCACTGGTTACCAAGACATGGTTGGGTTTTTAAATGTGCATAAAGTTGCACGGTTAAATACACAG GTTCCTGTGATTCTTGAGGCCACAACATTCTCAATAAAGTTACAGAGACGGAGGTTTTTGGTTTTAGATTGTCTAAACCAAGCCCCGGTTGAAGGTTCAAGCGGGAGTTCGTATGGCACATCGGGTGGCTGTTCTGGGTCAACTAAAGCTGGGTCACTTGATTTTTAG